From one Humulus lupulus chromosome 8, drHumLupu1.1, whole genome shotgun sequence genomic stretch:
- the LOC133794954 gene encoding protein FAR-RED IMPAIRED RESPONSE 1-like: protein MENKMVTTLAELQIYNKQPHDLSKEDIIGKHLESLDKWEEFFSKYSKWMGFSVRKEDVRRDHENNLWQQNRLAGLFWADGISRRDYACFGDIMAFDSTYKKNSYNKPLLIFVGLNHHYRTIVFAVAFLYDETDETYTWVLEEFLECMKNKPPPVVVTDGDHAMAKAIQKVFLTSVHRLCAWNLQNNVTINAHHPVFKSKFNELLYQYCTEEDFEDTWNRIVSEFEFEDSRWATTTCNSRRSWAECFLRGHFFGGLRTTQRSESINSYLSHFLMSKLKLRDLVGQVDKAIQSIRHTKWEDEFISNHSTPQLPSNILRQYYE from the exons ATGGAGAATAAAATGGTCACAACACTTGCAGAACTTCAAATTTACAACAAGCAACCACATGATCTGTCAAAAGAAGACATCATAGGCAAACACCTCGAAAGTCTCGATAAATGGGAAGAATTTTTTTCCAAATACTCGAAATGGATGGGGTTTAGTGTTCGCAAGGAAGATGTTCGACGTGACCATGAAAACAACCTGTGGCAAC AAAATAGGTTGGCAGGCCTATTTTGGGCTGATGGAATTTCCCGTCGTGATTATGCTTGTTTTGGGGACATTATGGCTTTCGACTCCACCTACAAGAAGAACTCATACAATAAGCCTCTGCTTATCTTTGTTGGGTTGAATCACCATTACAGGACAATAGTCTTTGCAGTTGCTTTTCTATATGACGAGACCGATGAGACATATACTTGGGTTTTAGAGGAATTTCTAGAGTGCATGAAAAACAAACCACCTCCTGTGGTGGTCACCGACGGTGATCATGCTATGGCGAAAGCAATACAAAAAGTTTTCCTAACTTCTGTTCACCGGTTGTGTGCTTGGAATCTTCAGAATAATGTAACTATTAATGCGCATCATCCTGTATTTAAGTCCAAGTTCAATGAACTACTTTATCAATACTGTACCGAGGAAGATTTCGAGGATACATGGAATAGAATCGTTTCAGAATTCGAATTTGAGGACAGTCGATGGGCAACAACTACCTGCAATAGTAGGAGGAGTTGGGCAGAATGTTTCCTACGAGGGCATTTCTTTGGGGGACTAAGAACTACTCAAAGATCAGAGTCAATTAATTCCTACTTGTCCCACTTCCTGATGAGCAAACTCAAACTTAGAGATCTGGTTGGCCAAGTAGACAAGGCCATACAAAGTATTCGTCACACAAAATGGGAAGACGAATTCATCAGCAACCATAGTACGCCACAATTACCATCGAACATCCTTCGACAGTACTATGAATAG
- the LOC133794955 gene encoding protein FAR-RED ELONGATED HYPOCOTYL 3-like has protein sequence MYKKVEEQITSALAYSVDFTNVSIDFRFYSLTRFPKVLVRSRVRYHIVDGHINCTCMLFESDGIPCRHIFAVMKHLNIPCIPESLYKDRWKKDAKNTIGLKNLSHSTVPSDVLVCTRWGSLTSRFNAMGYYATKHNENFEEAMNEMSRMEHKFKPMSVEVQSVDQVSNVAPTNSSDHPANKGIRDPTVVRTKGRETNKSKSKEKDTENGRSRKNRCRNCN, from the coding sequence ATGTACAAAAAAGTTGAGGAACAGATCACGAGTGCCCTGGCTTATTCAGTGGACTTCACCAACGTATCCATTGACTTCAGGTTCTACTCACTGACGCGGTTTCCAAAGGTACTTGTACGAAGTAGGGTGCGCTACCATATTGTTGATGGTCATATAAACTGTACGTGTATGTTGTTCGAGTCGGATGGAATTCCATGTCGACATATATTTGCAGTTATGAAGCACCTCAACATACCATGCATTCCTGAATCTCTTTATAAGGACCGGTGGAAGAAGGATGCGAAAAACACGATTGGGTTAAAAAATTTATCCCACTCAACGGTGCCATCGGATGTGCTAGTTTGTACAAGATGGGGATCTTTAACTTCGCGTTTCAATGCAATGGGATACTATGCCACAAAacataatgaaaattttgaagaGGCAATGAATGAAATGTCACGTATGGAACACAAATTTAAGCCAATGTCAGTGGAGGTCCAATCTGTAGACCAAGTTTCAAATGTGGCTCCTACTAACAGCAGCGATCACCCCGCCAACAAAGGAATCCGAGACCCAACTGTGGTAAGAACGAAGGGGAGGGAAACAAACAAGTCAAAATCAAAAGAGAAGGACACAGAAAATGGGAGATCCAGGAAAAATAGGTGTCGCAACTGCAACTAG